The following nucleotide sequence is from Vulpes lagopus strain Blue_001 chromosome 1, ASM1834538v1, whole genome shotgun sequence.
ATATTAAGGCCCAGAGGGGGTCAGAATAACTTGTCCAAGAGGCAGAGCTGTGTTTCGAATTCATATACCCTGCTTTCAAATCCTCATTTTTAAGCTCGGTGTCATCTACAAAAGACACGGCCTCTCTAGAAAATACCAGTGACACTGAGAACAGCTCTTACGGAACAAGATAAAGAAGAATTATTAGGcccatgagaaaaaaaaggtttctgcCAGCTGACTAAAGCTCTGTtggaattttttaatgtaaatctcACCCAAagatttgctttcattttattggtCAGTGAAATTGCAAGGAACATgggaattttgttcatttttagatGCATACATGGTCTCCcatgatgttatttattcatcGATTTAGAGAGAATTGATACCTATATCGATCAAGTTTTCTATGTCACACAACTTAATTCCTGATTTTGTTAAGTTCCTTGTGGTGTCATCCGTGGTTAGTTCACCTTATTATTCATACTGTCTTTAACAGCACTTAACCTGAAGTAGGTAATATTTGCTGAATAGATACATGAAAGAATATATAACCCTAACTCCTTATTTTTCAGTGGAAATAGATTCCTGATGTAAATAACATGGCTCCTTCCCTCAAGAAGGTTATGCTGCTGTTATACTATTAACTTTTTAGAGGCAGATCTGGTATTTTAATGCTGTGATGAAAgtattttcttctcagaaaaaTGCACATGTGGATTCCTACCTAATTTTGTACACAGTTCTAGGGGATTCGCGGCTATTTTAAATGTTCGTTCCTGAATCCCAACTAAGCAAACTTTGCTTCAGCAAAGTCTCAGCCTCGGCACCTTGGAAGTTTCGGTCTTGCTATGGCCTGAATACGTCCCTCCAAATTCATACGTTGGAGCCCTAACCCCCGGGGGGGGGTGATAATAGAAGATGGAGCTTGTGGGAGGTGATTGAGCACCGAGGGGGGGGCTTTATGAGTAGGATCAGCGCCCTTAGAAGCCTGAGGGCTCCTAACCCACCTCTGACCTATGAGGATGCAGCAGAGCCGCAGCCGGTCATCGGGAACCGGAGAAGCAGGCCCTCGCCAGACAGCGCGTCCGCCAGCACCTCCGCCAGCACCTCCGCCTTGCACTTCGCAGCCTCCAAAACGGTGAGAACTAGATTCCTGCTGTTTACCAGCCACTCAATCTGTGGATTCCTTTACCGCAGCCCAGACGCTAGGCCGGGGGTCTGGATCTGGCCCCGCGGTTCCGACACGGTCAAGGGCCCAGCGCGGAGGGCTGCTGTCACCCCACGCAGGCGAGACCTCCCTCGAGGAGGGAGCTCGCGGTGTGATGCTCGCCCGCTGATAGTGCCCCAAGGcggccccttccccctctgcGGCCTCTGAACCCCGAGGACGCGGTCTcgtctctgccccactcccaccGCACCACCTCCCTCGAGTACCCCAAGAAGTCACACCAGGGTGATCGCACATCTCGCCTGTCGGCCGTGTGGGTTCCCATCTGCGGTTCTAGCGTGAGTCTCAGGAGCCCTTCCGTTCCCCGAAGTGCCCGGGTTGGATAATAAGCACACGGCGGCCGCTCGGAAGGAGCAGGCCTGGAGCTCAGCTTTATTGGCGGGTTGGGGCGGGCCTGGCGTCCTCCCCGGAGGCCGCGGGCTCGGCGTCCGCCTCCTCGGGCCACGTCCAGACCCTGATCTGCCTGACCAGCAGCCAGGGCTCCTGGGGCGCCAGCACGAGCAGCCGCAGGCAGCTCAGGCGCGCCTCGGAGAACACGGCCTGGTCCAGGCGCCCGGCCACCAGCGGGCCCAGCAGGGAGTGGCGGCCGCAGTGGCCCGCGACCGGCGGCCCGAGGCCCAGCTCCACGTGGCCCTGGCGCAGCAGGTGCAGCCCGTGCGGCTCAGAGCCCGTCAGCACCGCCACGCGGGCCACCCTCTGCGGCCTGTCCCAGGCCACGGCCAGGTAGTTGCCCCGCACGGGGCTGAGCGCGGAGTAGCACTCCTTGTTCAGGACATAGGCCACCTGGGGCGGGGCGCTCCCCACGGCCATCATGTCGCTGAGGACGGTGGCGGCCGGGTTGTCGGGCTCCCCGgacgccgcctcctcctcctcctcctcctcctcctcctccaggggcGCGCACGGGTCCCCGGCCGCCGAGCCCCGGCCCGAGCCGTGGAAGACCGCCGGGTTGAAGCGGATCGGGGCGTCCTGGGCCAGGAGGAGACGGAACTCGGAGAGGAGCGAGGGGATGGGAAGGTCGGCGGGGAACAGGAGCAGGGAGGCCAGGCGGCCCAGGTCCCCCGCGCGCACGACCTTCCCCGAGAGGCGCAGGCCCGAGAACTCCAGGACGGCCCAGGGGAGCGCTCTCCAGGCCCACAGGACCCGGGAGACGCTGGAAATGAATTCGGGGCTGCAGCGAACGCGATCTCCCATCACCAGAAAGTATTCGGACAGGTTGCGAGCGAAGTTCATGAGGAGCGCGTAGCTGGCCCTGCGCCCGGCCTGCCGCGCCCCGCAGGCCGAGCCGCGACTCGGGGAGCCCGGGTGCCCCGGGCCCGGGGCCCCCCCGAGGCCACCGCCGATCACCAGCAGCCTCCCGGCTTCAATGTGGCGCCCGAAGAGCCCCGAGATGTTGGCAGCCGTCTGGCCGAGCCACGCGGGGTCACCCCCCGACAggtgcaccagcaccagcacgtGGTCCAGCTCGGCTTCTGACGAGGCCTGGAAAAGGGACCGCAGGGTGTCCAGCAGGTAGGTCCCACGCGGGCCCCGCTCCAAGGCGATGCCGGCCGCCAGCAGCCCTGGGCAGGACGGGGGCCTTAGGGCCTCTCCTCTCGCCCCCCTAAATGCCATGCCCGAGGCAGGTTGACACCCCTTCCCAGGGACAGCGTGTCCGCTCCTGGTGCCCATCTCTGGTGACAGGTTGCGGAGGGGCGTCACTCGGTCACGACTTCCAAAGGCTGGTGGCAGGAACTAGGACGGGCCTGTCTGACGGCAGAGGCTGCAGTGTGCCAGAGGCCGGCCTGCCAGGCCTTGGCCCCAGAGCTCCCCGGCCGCGGCGGTCACGGGCGGACTAGGGGGTCTCGGGAGCTTGGGGAACCCGAGGCCCGGGGGGCCGGAGCGCAGCTGCTCGGCGCACCGCCCTTGTCTTCCCGCACCCGGCGCCCCCTCGGCGCTGCCTCTCCCGCGGCCTCCGGCCTCCTTGCTCGCGGGGCGCGGGGGAAAGGCCGCAGGACTGCGGCCCAGCCTGCCCGGCCTCGCGGCGTGGCCGCCCCCGCACAGCCTGCTTTCCTCACCGGCTGCCAGCCCGCTTCCCTCTTGTCGGGGTGCCCCGgggccccccaggcgccccacactCACTCCTTCCCTGCGGAGGGGCTCCAGCCAGGAGCCGGTAGGTGGCCTGCTGGAGGACAGGGGCGGCTTCCCGCATGTCCTTGAAGGCCGCCAGGTGGTCCCTGCTCTCAGAGCCCAGTTGCTCCTGATTGAGTCGCCACAgcgttttcttcttttcctcctgctGAGGGTGAGAGGACTATCAGCCCCGACGCCACCCTGACGCCCCGGGACCCTCAGGGGCACACCCCTCCTTTAGGACAGGGGGGCAAGCCCGAGTGTCAGGGCTCAGCTGGCCGCTAGCCCCACCTCTGCGTGAGGACACACGGGACTCTCCAGCAGGGGCGCGAGCCCTGCAATCAGGCCGGAAGCAGGGGTACCTGTCGGGGTTCTAGAGCCCTCTGGGGGGACTGCCTGCCCGCCACGCCCCACATGTAGGTCTTCCCGCGTTGGTGGGCTGGCAAAGGGCACCCAGCCGGGCTTAGGCCGCGAGCGCCCCGGCAGGGCTGAGACCCCACAGCGCCTGCACCCCAGGACTGGCCCTTGTCACCCTGACACGGGGCATCCCTGCACCCTGCCCACCTCCGCCCGGGGCCAGGCCCCAGCCGCCCTGAGGCATTAAGGAGAACGCGGACACCCAGAACCTGGCGCGCCGGGCGGAGGACACGGTCCTGCCCCTTGCACAGGTGGCCCGCACGGGGGAGGGCACTTCAGGGCATCTCAGGCCCTTCACACGAGAAGCGGGATGAGTGACATCCCCGACGCCAGGCTGCGGTGAGGCCTGGGCCCGCGGTCCCGCCCATCGGCCTGCTTTCCCAGACGTGTCTACGCGTTGCCCTCGCCACACTTCAATcgccctctcttcctccttttgccTTTATTCACGTTTTACACATCTTTCAAGGCCGGCTCAATATTTATCTTTCCTCAGATACACTCCTGACCCTCACGTGCCCTCTTAGAACCTCCGAGAACGAGTGTTGGCATGAGTGGAAAACCCCGCTCCCCCGAGGGATCCCCGAACAGTCCGACGCCCGTGTCCGGTCCTCACCAACGATGGGTTCTCCGTGAGATGCTCTTCCTCGTTCTCTTGGAGGAGGAAGCTCAGGACGACGAGGGGCACAGCAGCTATGACACATCCCCACGGGCGGCGACGCATGCTGTGGGGCCTGGAGCAGCTCTGCCAACAAATGCGAGGGGACAGGACTCCCGAGCGCCCCGGCCTCCCCTGGCCTCTAGCCCCCCacttcctttcccctcttccctcctccggGACCCCGCGGCCCAATCATCTCAGTTACCTTCACTCCCCCACTTCACCCCCCCCTCCGGCAGCCGTCCAAGGAGACACAAAGGCCAAGGAGTCTGATTCTACCCCACTCCTACCTTCTTCACCTCCTGTTCGGGTTTCCAGGCGAAATTGGAGTAGCGCCTTCAGTTTATCAGCCCTTAGAGACCCGACCAGAGAGGCTGTGTTGCCAGGACGAGGAAATGAGGGGTTAGGCCTTAACCATATTCTCCCTAAACCCCAAATCCAAGTCACAGTCTCTGCTTGGATGTCGCGGGTGAATACTCCGAGTCCTGTCTCTTAGTTGCCCGTTTACCTCTGTCCCGACCCCCCCGCCTCTCCGGTGATGTTACGTAGATGACGATGTTTGAGTCAAGTCAGGGACCAAGGGAAGCCCTTGCTAGTCTATCTCCCCCCATCCTGAACGGGTAAGCAGGATGCAAACCTAAAAAGTGACCAGAAATTTCTAATCCTGTGCAAGTCTTTGCTACGTTTGGAGCGCTGCAGCCATGAGGGCTTTTTGTCTAACAGAAGGTGTGGCTGGGGGTCTGTCAGAGAGTGGAATTTCTCTGAAATCAAGGAGAAAATACCTTAATATTTCTGTGTCTGCAGGATGGGGGTCCTAGAGTGGCTCCTCTGAGGTAGCAGAAACTGGTCACCTCTCCCGGGAGACCCTGCTTGACAACCATTGTGCCCCCTGAATGGGCATTGGTTACCCCTCCGGCCTCACATCCAGCACCTGTTTCTGGGTGAGGTGAggctaaagttttattttattttatttttatttttttaagatttttttgagagcgagcgagcacgagggaggggcggggcaaagggagaggcagaagcggAGAGCCccacccagggtcctgggatcctgacccaaGGCAGACTTGACCAGCTGAGTCCCCCAGGGGCCGGGGCCTAACATCTTAAAGCTGGCCTTTATCTCAAACTTGGAAGTGTGGAAGTTAACGGTCAGTCTGAACGTGAAAGTGAATACAACGGGTCATCCTCCCCCTAGGGCTGCCGCAGACGGTCCCCACAGGGGTTGGGGCTCCCATTCGGCCCCTGCGCAGCCAGCCAGGGGTGGCCGTCACCGCAGGTTGGTCCTCAACTTCTTACGTCGGCTGCCCACAGCCCAGAGCGGCCCAGGGGCCTCTGAACCTtgctcctcttctcttcctctgctcggCTCAGGACCCAGATGGCACTTGGGGTTCGTCCTGGCTCTCCCCGCACCGCCCCCCACTGGCCTTGGCATCAGGCAAAAGGCAGGTGCGGCCTCTGCGAAGAGAAGCACAGAACCGAATGACCCCGTCTCTGACCAGGTCGGCTTTCTAGTTACGGAAACCAGAACCCGCATTTAGGGTAAGATTCTACTTAcaatagtattttatttccttttggttttacTGAGATGTCGTTAACGTCCAGAACTGTCTACGTAAGCTTAAGGCGACAGCACGGTGCCTTTACTTACACATGTTGCGAAATGACACGGACGTAAGTTTAGTTAACACGCATCGTCTCATGTATagacacacgcatgcacacgcacacacacacaggaaaaacacatttttttctttgtgatgagaattttgagtatttactctcttagcagcttCCAAATACACCATACGATGCAGTCACCCTGAGTCGTCACGTTGTACCTTCTATCTTCCGGACTTACTTCTTccacaactggaagtttgtaccttttgaccaccttcctctaCTTCCTTTTCCCCTCAGCTCCCCACTTCTGGTAGCTGCAAAttcgatctttttttttttttcctgtgaatgtgtttgttttctagattccacatataaaagaCATCGCATAGGATTTGTctatctctgacttatttcattggGCACAATGCCCCCTAGGTCCATCCAGGTGtcacaagtggcaggatttccttcttttttgatggctgaatagtattacacgcacagacacacacacacttttctttaCCCACAATAGTGCCGTTTTGAGAAGGCCACGCGCTTCTAACAGGACCTAACGGCTTTGAACTCAAACTCTTTTTTCCTCCTACTCTTTTCACCTCTTTGAATCCTCTTCTTCCAatgtttcctctctcctccctttcttctaGGAGCcaaaaagcaaatgagcaaacaaataaacaagaaatgatTATATCGAAGTTAAGATGGTTAAAGAAAATCTAGAACTTTTATTGCATTAAAAATTATGTGGgcaggggatccgtgggtggctcagcggtttggcgcctgcctttggcccagggtgtgatcctggagtcccgggatcgagtacggcatcgggctcccggtgtggagcctgcttctccctctgcctgtgtctctgcttcgctctctctctctctcgccctgCCTcgctctgtctctaataaataaataaaatctttaaaaaaattatgtatgatTTTGATGTTCaatgtagtatttttttcttttatgtcagtgatgttttttttttggttctgtttaACAAATATCACATTACGAGGTTGCAGATTGTCTcttatgtttccttctagaagcTTTGTAGTGTTAATGTCCTGCCAGCTTTATCAAGGTATATGGTGATTGACCAAAATCGTATGTATTTGAGGTGTATGACTTGGTGTTTTGATACATGTTTACATTGTGAAATAATGACCACAATCAAGCTAaataacatatccatcacctcacatagtgaccattttctttcttttctgcctttttttctatctcctcctttcttttgatGAAAGCCCCTAATATCTACCCTCATAGcaagtttcaggtatacagtatcgTTAACTAGTATTGTTAACTATCGTCACGTTGCTCTACATGAGGTCCCAGGAGCTTATTAATCTTGTGTAACTGAAACTGTTCTCTTGGACCAAGTGCTCCCatttccctgcccccagccctggcaaccactactgTACTGCCGGCTTCTAGTAGGTGTGTACTGGTATcttattgtgtttctttttcttttgtaaactCAGATATAAGTTTTATATGGTAAAATCACCTTTTGTAGCAGGGTTCTGAGTTTGGGCATGCACCTACTGTCATGTAGTCACCTCCACATTCTAGAATAGAGAACACTATCGTCGCCTCCTCACATGCCCTCGTCCTCTCCTACGGTCAATCCTTGCCTTCCCTTCCAGCCTCTGGCACCTATTTACCTGTTTTCTGTCCCAACAggtttgctttttccagaatttcatatcCGTGGAATCATGCAGTGTGTAGCCTCCTGATTTCTGGCACTTCTTAGCATCCTGCATCTGAGACTCCtccatatttgtgtgtgtatattaatAGCTCATTACTTTTTCCTGCTGAGTAGTAGTCTAAGGACAGACCACAgctgctgctttcttttttttttttaggattttctttatttattcatgaaagacacagagagaggcagagacacaggcagagggagaagcaggctccatgcagggagcccgatgcgggactcgatcccaggaccccagggtcatgacctgagccgaaggcagacgctcaaccgctgagccactcaggtgcccccacagctttcttatttatttataagttgatagatatttgggttgtttccaggttttggcaacTACAAATAAAACCGCTAAAAAATGCTCCCTATCAGGTTTTTGTgcaacataaattttcatttctgtcagtAAATACCCAGGAGAGCAATTGCTGAGTCACGTGATAAGCGTACGTTTACTTTATGAGAAACTGCTATACTTTTCTCTAAGCTAGTAGCTCGTTTTGAACATCCCCCAGCAATGTATGAGGAGACTTCCAGCTGCTCTCAGTGAACATTAGGATTGTCAGGTTACTTTTAAGGCATTTTAGGCATTTTATCCCTTCGAATATGGCAGTATCTTATTGTTTTCAATTATCTTATtgttttcaatttgcattttcctagtgGTTAATGATGTTGATCAATTTCCCcccttaaaataagtttttaaagctGTGTCCTTTTTTCTAAAGACTGCTTTAAGTGCGCTCCCAAAATTTAGAGGTTGTGTATTCATtattattcagttcaaaatagtttctaatttcatctgcaatttcttttttgacccatGAGCTATTTAGAAATGTTGCTTAATCTTCCAAATCTTTGGAGATTTTTCTAGATACGTAATTGTTCTTggtttctacttttatttctttttttggttagagcacatattttgtatgattccaATCCTCGAACCCGAGTAGCCCCCTAATACACAGTCACTGTTATGCTGTGGTGGCAAAGTATTTCACCGGCCTCGCTTTGGGTTCCCCACCTCGGCCCTATCTGACCTTTGGGTTCACCTTTCAGCTTCTGACCAGGTAACTCCGAACCTGAAGCAGATCCGGCTTCTCCGGTGTGTCTGGTCGGTCTTCTCTTTGGCTCCAGCTTCCTCCACTTCTGCCATCTCCTTGCCGTCTGTG
It contains:
- the LOC121487992 gene encoding alpha-1,6-mannosyl-glycoprotein 4-beta-N-acetylglucosaminyltransferase-like, with the translated sequence MRRRPWGCVIAAVPLVVLSFLLQENEEEHLTENPSLEEKKKTLWRLNQEQLGSESRDHLAAFKDMREAAPVLQQATYRLLAGAPPQGRRLLAAGIALERGPRGTYLLDTLRSLFQASSEAELDHVLVLVHLSGGDPAWLGQTAANISGLFGRHIEAGRLLVIGGGLGGAPGPGHPGSPSRGSACGARQAGRRASYALLMNFARNLSEYFLVMGDRVRCSPEFISSVSRVLWAWRALPWAVLEFSGLRLSGKVVRAGDLGRLASLLLFPADLPIPSLLSEFRLLLAQDAPIRFNPAVFHGSGRGSAAGDPCAPLEEEEEEEEEEAASGEPDNPAATVLSDMMAVGSAPPQVAYVLNKECYSALSPVRGNYLAVAWDRPQRVARVAVLTGSEPHGLHLLRQGHVELGLGPPVAGHCGRHSLLGPLVAGRLDQAVFSEARLSCLRLLVLAPQEPWLLVRQIRVWTWPEEADAEPAASGEDARPAPTRQ